A region from the Acidobacteriota bacterium genome encodes:
- a CDS encoding DUF1080 domain-containing protein, producing MIIVQAFVFFFLSFIWGCAVSCTVQDDPDFWIFPFLAPMVIGVYLSFNRYAFGCLGIFYLVLLGLRALERRGENDGNRKDSGFTLIEALVAVAIIGILTTLAFPSIQAALDLTHRAIDLNNQRLIREAITRWEVDHNTSFVSQDLGFGDGEVMLTMDGKALGDPSRDLTPYVSKSAFDCPADGRGETEGCDYETDGYTVACLTDRITALKSNGMPFLHDFPRPVRWDHTIGKASPVPPEKYDFLATFDDGKAKNWQVVRGRFWKVEDGMYSAGRDKGSVGEHRSFSGEAKWSDYTVILKAKLTKGWGYGVYFRATDVKRANAYIFQYDPYYDRRRGGSFLFRKIVNGRERAPFARVLKNKVFGSDFDWYNTMREIKLEVKGDTFKAYVDGKLVLTGRDESYTNGMIGLRTWGNSHVYFDDIRVKVKKSVPVVEKKPRPLPPIKIKPKPIKPKPKPIKPVINRRFKPVRPVRPIKPTKSIKTKAEKWQKKY from the coding sequence ATGATAATCGTCCAAGCCTTCGTGTTTTTCTTTCTTTCGTTTATATGGGGATGTGCCGTGTCTTGCACTGTGCAAGATGACCCCGACTTTTGGATATTCCCGTTTCTTGCCCCAATGGTTATAGGAGTATATCTCTCATTTAATCGCTACGCCTTCGGGTGCTTGGGAATTTTCTACTTAGTGTTGCTTGGACTTCGAGCGTTGGAAAGGAGGGGGGAGAATGATGGAAACAGGAAGGATTCCGGGTTTACCCTTATCGAGGCTTTGGTGGCGGTGGCGATAATCGGCATCCTCACCACCTTAGCCTTCCCCTCCATCCAGGCAGCACTCGACCTCACCCATCGGGCAATAGACCTGAACAACCAACGGCTGATCCGGGAGGCGATCACCCGGTGGGAGGTGGATCATAACACCTCGTTCGTGAGCCAAGACCTCGGTTTCGGCGATGGCGAGGTTATGCTCACTATGGACGGCAAAGCACTTGGCGATCCCTCCCGTGATCTCACCCCCTATGTATCCAAAAGCGCCTTCGACTGCCCCGCTGATGGCAGAGGAGAGACTGAGGGTTGTGATTACGAGACCGATGGCTACACCGTAGCCTGTCTCACCGACAGGATTACCGCCTTAAAAAGCAATGGGATGCCGTTTCTCCACGATTTTCCCCGTCCCGTTCGCTGGGACCACACCATAGGAAAAGCCTCCCCTGTTCCCCCGGAAAAATACGATTTCCTCGCCACCTTCGACGATGGAAAGGCGAAGAACTGGCAGGTAGTCCGAGGAAGGTTCTGGAAGGTGGAAGACGGGATGTACTCCGCAGGGCGCGACAAGGGCTCGGTTGGAGAACACCGAAGCTTTAGCGGGGAGGCGAAATGGAGCGATTACACGGTGATACTCAAGGCGAAATTGACCAAGGGCTGGGGTTACGGCGTTTACTTCCGGGCGACGGATGTGAAAAGAGCCAACGCCTACATCTTTCAATACGACCCTTACTACGACCGGAGACGGGGAGGATCTTTCCTCTTCCGAAAGATAGTGAACGGACGGGAACGGGCACCGTTCGCCCGGGTGCTTAAGAACAAGGTCTTCGGCTCGGACTTCGACTGGTATAACACGATGAGGGAGATCAAACTGGAGGTTAAGGGGGACACCTTCAAAGCCTATGTGGATGGAAAACTGGTGCTTACGGGGAGGGATGAAAGCTACACCAACGGGATGATAGGGTTAAGGACCTGGGGAAATTCCCATGTCTACTTCGACGACATCCGGGTCAAGGTCAAAAAATCGGTACCGGTAGTGGAAAAGAAACCTCGTCCCCTGCCACCAATTAAAATCAAGCCGAAACCTATCAAGCCTAAACCAAAGCCCATAAAACCAGTCATCAACCGCAGATTTAAACCGGTGAGACCGGTAAGACCGATAAAACCAACCAAGTCCATTAAAACCAAGGCGGAAAAATGGCAAAAAAAATACTGA